The following is a genomic window from Elaeis guineensis isolate ETL-2024a chromosome 10, EG11, whole genome shotgun sequence.
CACCCCCACCATCATTGCCGTCCCTTGCCTCGTCGGTGGCCTCTGTATTGGTCAGGCCTccgtatataaaaaaaataaagctcCAGCAACGGAGGCATCCCTGCGGGCTTCTCCTTACCCCCTACCACCATTGCCGCTCCTTGCCCCACCGGTGGCCTCTGTATTGACAAGGCCTCCGCATATAAAAAAACAAAGCTCCGTCTACCACGtgtaaaaaaaaaatgtttgggtTTGGGGGTGATTTTTTTTCGATTGGTGGAGACGAGAAGACAGAGGAACTAGAAGTTGGAGTTCACGATAGTCAGCTTCAGATCATCTACATCGTACTTGAGGAGGTTGGCACAATGCTCACAAATTTGAGGCGAAGGCAGGAGGCCTCATCGACAGTGTTAGAAATATACCAGAAATGAACAATGTTTAGGTGGTGGAGGTTGAAAGAGAGCTTGAGGAAGTGGTGTTCGGAGGGAAAGTGatgggggaaggaggaggaggaagggttCTCGATAGCACAGAAGGTCCATCGGAGGGAGATGCCATTGAAGGAGTCGAGGGAGTAGAGTAGAGTTTGGAGGGTGATTCTTAGAAAGATCTCGCACAGATGCCAGTGGCAAGTGCTCTATCGgattcttgattaatcaaaaataaaatctatcaatAGGGAGATGTACGTATGGAGAGGATGTGGAAAGTTTTTTTCTTCCCCCCATCCAGCAACGAATCTGCGTTACATCCTCTTGtcaaaaaattatgttatttttgtaaatttttttttaaaaaaaattttgatataaaatgaagtaagatattttttattaatatattaaaagagTTGTAAAAGAAATTGTATTTGTTGAATATAGGAGTGCTATTTAATTAATGGACATGATTTCATCGCTTATGGCACATTTTGCTTTTGAAAAGTTCCCGTTCCATGCATCACATCGGATTCTAAACtagttatttattaaaataatatatttaattgaataaataatcataatatattaaattaatagaagTGGGGTAGGTATGGGAGTGAGAGAAGAGAAAGCCGGAAAGAGGGGGGAGAGAAAAGGACTTGATTGGATGGGTTATGGTACCAGAgtatttgaaaatatttcaataattttttactGTAAGAAAGTATGTTTTAAAGAGTCCATCGGGAAGGTGTTTTGGAGTATGAAATAtcctataattattttaaaaattaagtattttcATACTCCATCGGACTGTTTTATTTCCGAAAAAATTAGAGGTAACTCTCATCCCAGAGGATCCCCCTTGTTTCTTCTCTGTATCCATCTCAACCTCTACTTAAGCCATACCGCATCCCGAActttttatttgtttttttttttcttttctatcaatgATGGTAACGAGGTTCGGTGCAaggttttggattttttttttcctttttaatgcCGATGGTGGGGTTGGGCTTCGGTGCAAGATAACGATACTAGTTATGAATGGCCTACCATATACTGCATTCCAACTTAAACCATTGAGTCCAAAATCtttgacttattaaaagaaagtaATTCCCACCGAGGAAAAAATCAATCTTCAACTCTTGCATTTTGATGTTCTTCAGTGAAAACTCTTAGAATCTAAACATAATCCAACAACCCCATATCCCACTCCAATCAGGTATTAATTATAGAGATCAAATTTTAGAAGCTAAAGTTTGGAAaggtaaaaaaaagaaaacaaaagaatctAGGTAACTTGAGATGTTGCAATTATATGGTTGCCACCTACACCTCATATAGCCTTCTATCCATTCTCCCATTAGCATCACAACTAAATCCTTCATCCACAAAAGGATATAAATAATTTGCATTGAGAGGATCACGCTCatcaaatatcaatttttttctctatttaaaaaataataatcttttttttctgatcaaatccaatatttttataatattgaatttaaaaatttaaattttttgagatttttaattttattatgaatatttatttaAGACAATGAGATCACTtagtttcaaattgatttaatttaaattataattataatttttatttacctATCGTAATAAAATTAttgtataataaaattttaaaatataaaaaaaaattattaaaatgatTTACATGACATTACACAATGACTTTGTCACAAGAGATCAAAAAAGATTActgtcaaaatttaaattaaattaatttaaaaattaaatattattattataataaataaaattgaaaataaaatttaaattttaaaaaatatatttttttacataatgAAACCAGCCTAAAATACTCCAGCAACTCCGGATGACCCAACCTAAATATAACCCAGCCCCACCCACTTGAGTAACACccaaaagaaaaagtaaaaaaaaaaaacatataagTCCGTGTTGTCAGTCTGATAAGGGCGGCGGATTTTGTTTTCTTGTCAGCACCCTCGTTCCTCCGAGGGAGTGCGAGCGTCCATCCCTTTCTCCAAGGTTCCAAACCGCAGCCTGGCTCGGAGCTCGGCCGGCACCTCCCGATTCTCGCCTTTACGCCTACCGGTCAAGGTACGACCGCCGTCCATCcctgctctctctctctatctctatctCAAGTGCCTTGCCGCCGCCGAGGCCTGATGGCCCTAACGACCGGAGGCTAAGTTCACCGATTTTGGGGGCTGTTCGATGTCCTTTATGATCGAGAACaccagaagagagagagagcgagagaaggAAGGTGATTTATAATGATCACGGTTTTATTCTTTTGGTTGGGAAacaggggaggggagggaggaaaaagagggagggagTTAGAGTCTAGCGCTATTTGGGAGCAAGGAGAGTGGAAGGGCATGCAAACACGCATACACGGCCGAGAGAGAGAGTTCTGATCATTTGTGCTAATGTACAGTAGTGGATTCGTACCATAAATCTAGAGGAACGAGAATGGAAATGAGTTGGatttgcatcaattttttttttttttaagtcatgCAAGATGTAACAGTGAATTTTTAATATAAAGGATTCAATTCATGCATCTAAGAAACTAGGGTTTGCAATCTTCATTTTTCTCATTGCAAATGATCAAATATTGTTTTGTTATAGGTACCTGGAGTTGTTTGGATAGTTCGACCTTGCTGCTTTTCTAGTTTCTCCTGCAAATACTTTGTTGCTTTGCCAAGGAAAAAACTTGAAAATTTCTTACCAACGCTTGGAACCTAATAATGGGAACCTCAAGTTGTTGGATCAGAAGCTTGAGTATTTGAATtacaagcaaagggaaggggagatAGAGAAGAGTAGAGTGGCTATGGAACTTGACAAACATATGTATGCATGCGTGTATGTGTACGTGCGCATGCGTGTGTGTGCGGGTGTGCGCctctgtgtgtgtatatgtgtgtagaATGGCTATGGAACAGTGGCTATAAAACTTGAcaaacatatgtatgtatgtatgtatgtgtatgtatggaaCTTGACAAAGATATATATGCTGTGTGTATGTGGTTATGTCTGTAAGTGTGTATGTCTGTTTACATGTCTatttgtgtgtatgtatgtatatatgtgtgttgtGTATTTCTGGCTAACAAATTTAACTGTACAGAATTACAATAATGCTAAATGATATTTATGTTGATAACTGTGTGAAGGAATTTATCTTTTGCATCCTCTTAGGATGTGCCAAAAATTCTCACAACCTTTGTTAGTTTATAGTTAGTTCGGCAGAATACAGAATATGcttctattaaaagaaaaagaacaaggaGAATCTAGTGGTGGATTAATGGCATAACATGACAAGTTGCTTATTATTAGGGCAATTGAGGCTCATCACAATTGATGAATTCAACTCATGACAGTGAATGCAAAAATATAAATGAATTCTCATGCATACCAACCTTAGTTGGTTTTATGATAAACAGTATCACCTATTGAAGCTGATCGTATATAATTAGGCATTCGTATACCTTATTAAAATAGTTCCTGTGTATGGTTGCAACGAACCTGAAAACATGGAACAAAGTTATGTATAATGGGACTCTTCTTTTAACTGCTGTGTTGCTGACGATTATTCAATTTTGACTAGATAATTGTATGATGAACTTCTATTTTCGTTTAATGACATTATGCATTCCGTCGTTCCAGAAGAATCACTGCTACTGCAACAACCAAGAAGTTCAGGGATAGAGGAGCGAACTCATACCTAAAATTCTCATGAGTGCTGAAACTGTAGTTCATAGTGGTGGATGCCATTGCAGGCATGTCAGGTGGCAAGTTGAGGCATCACCAAGTGTTGTTGCGTGGCATTGCAACTGCTCTAGCTGTTCCATGAGGGCCAACACTCACTTTATTGTACCATCTGCCAAGTTCAAGCTAATTGGAGATTCCGAGAAGTTCCTCACCACCTATACCTTTGGCACACACACAGCCAAGCATACTTTCTGCAAAGTCTGTGGCATAACCTCTTTCTACTTCCCAAGATCAAATCCTGATGGTGTTGCTGTGACAGTTAACTGTGTGGACTCTGGTACACTCAGACATGTCGAAATCAGGTATTTTGATGGGACCAGCTGGGAGAAGTCCTACAATCAAAGTTCTAT
Proteins encoded in this region:
- the LOC109506321 gene encoding uncharacterized protein — protein: MSAETVVHSGGCHCRHVRWQVEASPSVVAWHCNCSSCSMRANTHFIVPSAKFKLIGDSEKFLTTYTFGTHTAKHTFCKVCGITSFYFPRSNPDGVAVTVNCVDSGTLRHVEIRYFDGTSWEKSYNQSSIASFSKLSGENNQ